From a region of the Monodelphis domestica isolate mMonDom1 chromosome 8, mMonDom1.pri, whole genome shotgun sequence genome:
- the LOC107649803 gene encoding protein FAM217A-like, with amino-acid sequence MTEEGICPRTLLGFLEKTCTRTGRAEFEEDPKGKGKWIQGAVEILRKQRNIINKMGEANSLGGIAPTHLPMSNIPHENVYHWNFETDEVPHERKNLPPGKKGTARSKLKKCPSAIPVEQMKDFNLSENSQKSSQKDSKEEKFQFCRYPHNEALSMEEKEFQKSSMETGFNENNNSLRLLICNHPLTDPSLVDRQAGSCPGLQREMPLNHHWPDGDFCKGRSEPQSNSSSAQESNNRETLSFSNCRAKYGNRNIEGNLTDESDLSEDENVNNTLLSYFKKMDLNLKPEVIEDVEDVEELSSDQPSEVFPYPDFLPPPFNTIDLHKLALSKSENWKLILDPVEHSTEQLISRLLELERIQHLTILKERPDAS; translated from the coding sequence ATGACAGAGGAAGGCATCTGCCCCAGAACTTTACTGGGATTTCTGGAGAAGACTTGTACCCGAACAGGCAGGGCAGAATTCGAGGAAGATCCCAAAGGCAAAGGCAAATGGATCCAGGGAGCTGTGGAGATTttgaggaaacaaagaaacaTCATCAACAAAATGGGGGAAGCCAATTCACTGGGTGGAATTGCTCCCACTCATCTCCCTATGTCCAACATCCCTCATGAGAATGTGTATCACTGGAATTTCGAAACAGATGAGGTTCCTCATGAAAGAAAAAACCTCCCACCTGGAAAAAAGGGTACAGCCCGTAGCAAGCTGAAAAAGTGTCCCTCAGCAATTCCAGTAGaacaaatgaaagattttaatttGTCAGAGAACTCACAGAAAAGTTCACAGAAGGATAGTAAAGAAGAGAAGTTTCAATTCTGCAGATACCCTCATAATGAAGCATTAAGTATGGAGGAGAAGGAGTTCCAAAAATCTTCCATGGAAACTGgctttaatgaaaataataatagtctaAGGCTTTTAATTTGTAACCACCCATTAACAGATCCTTCTTTAGTTGACAGACAAGCTGGTTCTTGTCCTGGATTGCAAAGAGAGATGCCATTAAATCACCACTGGCCTGATGGAGACTTTTGTAAAGGCAGAAGTGAACCTCAGAGTAACTCATCTTCAGCTCAAGAAAGCAATAATAGGGAAACTTTATCCTTTTCAAATTGCAGAGCAAAATATGGGAACAGAAACATAGAAGGAAATCTAACTGATGAAAGTGATTTGTCAGaggatgaaaatgtaaataatacattactctcttactttaaaaaaatggatctGAATTTAAAGCCAGAAGTAATAGAAGACGTAGAAGATGTAGAAGAACTTTCCTCGGATCAGCCAAGTGAAGTATTTCCATATCCTGATTTTCTCCCACCACCTTTTAATACTATAGACTTGCACAAACTGGCCTTATCAAAATCTGAGAACTGGAAATTGATATTAGATCCTGTGGAACACTCCACTGAACAGTTGATAAGTCGTTTATTGGAGCTGGAAAGAATACAACACCTGACCATACTAAAGGAGAGGCCAGATGCCAGTTAA